The following proteins come from a genomic window of Actinomycetota bacterium:
- the purD gene encoding phosphoribosylamine--glycine ligase, which translates to MRVLVVGGGAREHALIWRMAENPTIDKLFAAPGNAGMAKDAECVPVALDDVTAIADLVDRQRIDLTVVGPEIPLVAGLADELLARGRLVFGPMKDASRLEGSKSWAKSLCERYGIPAARSRTATTMEGALEALDEFEAPYVVKADGLAAGKGVAVVADRDEAMAWLRASLEQRTFGAAGATVVIEEFLSGTEVSAIALSDGRDVLPLAFAQDFKRVGDGDAGPNTGGMGAYSPVPFVDDATADEILNDVLVRTVRAMESEGARYAGVLYAGLMLTEEGPKVLEFNARFGDPETQVIVPRLGSDLAELCLACAEGNLALYKTNLSPQSCVTIVLASGGYPDTYETGFAIEGLDAAESVEGALIFHAGTAERGGRVVTAGGRVLSVGALGDDVAEARARAYEAVSRISFDGMRFRSDIAAKAAEGGRA; encoded by the coding sequence ATGAGGGTGCTCGTCGTCGGCGGCGGAGCGCGTGAGCACGCGCTCATCTGGCGCATGGCGGAGAACCCGACGATCGACAAGCTGTTCGCGGCGCCCGGGAATGCCGGAATGGCCAAGGACGCCGAGTGCGTTCCGGTCGCGCTCGACGACGTCACTGCGATCGCCGACCTCGTCGATCGGCAGCGGATCGACCTGACCGTGGTCGGCCCGGAGATCCCACTCGTCGCCGGACTGGCGGACGAGCTCCTCGCGCGGGGACGGCTCGTATTCGGTCCGATGAAGGACGCGTCCAGGCTCGAGGGTTCGAAGTCGTGGGCGAAGTCGCTCTGCGAGCGGTACGGCATCCCGGCCGCGCGTTCGCGAACGGCGACCACGATGGAAGGTGCGCTCGAGGCGCTCGACGAGTTCGAGGCCCCGTACGTTGTGAAGGCCGACGGGCTCGCGGCCGGCAAAGGCGTTGCCGTCGTCGCGGACCGCGACGAGGCGATGGCCTGGCTTCGGGCGTCGCTGGAACAGCGCACGTTCGGGGCGGCGGGAGCGACAGTCGTGATCGAGGAGTTCCTCTCCGGAACCGAGGTGTCGGCGATCGCGCTTTCCGACGGGCGCGACGTGTTGCCGCTCGCGTTCGCGCAGGACTTCAAGCGCGTGGGCGACGGCGACGCCGGGCCCAACACCGGAGGGATGGGGGCGTACTCTCCGGTGCCCTTCGTCGACGACGCGACGGCGGACGAGATCCTGAACGACGTGCTCGTTCGCACCGTACGCGCGATGGAATCCGAGGGCGCACGCTACGCAGGCGTGTTGTATGCCGGACTGATGCTCACCGAAGAAGGTCCCAAGGTGCTCGAGTTCAACGCGCGATTCGGCGACCCCGAGACGCAGGTGATCGTTCCGCGACTCGGCTCCGATCTCGCCGAGTTGTGTCTCGCGTGCGCGGAGGGGAACCTCGCCCTCTACAAGACGAACCTGTCGCCGCAGTCGTGCGTGACCATCGTGCTCGCGTCGGGCGGCTATCCGGATACCTACGAAACGGGGTTCGCGATCGAGGGGCTCGATGCAGCCGAATCGGTCGAGGGCGCGCTCATCTTCCACGCCGGCACCGCGGAGCGCGGGGGTAGAGTGGTCACTGCCGGGGGGCGTGTCTTATCGGTCGGCGCGCTCGGGGACGATGTCGCCGAGGCGAGGGCGCGGGCGTACGAGGCGGTGTCGCGCATCTCGTTCGACGGGATGCGCTTTCGGAGCGATATCGCAGCGAAGGCGGCGGAAGGGGGGAGAGCGTGA
- a CDS encoding AIR carboxylase family protein, with translation MNGEAPQVGVLVASPAELAVMQQATAILEKLEIPHEIRVMSVARSPDLVDEYARTAFDRGLKVVVCTTGISGHLASAVAARTILPVIGVPVTSDQMGGEQSLYVTAQMPSGVPVATVGVDAAVNAAVLAAQVVGVGDPVVQKRLWRFKDDLAEGLRL, from the coding sequence GTGAACGGCGAGGCCCCGCAGGTCGGCGTACTCGTCGCCTCGCCGGCAGAGCTCGCAGTGATGCAGCAGGCCACGGCGATCCTGGAGAAGCTCGAGATCCCTCACGAGATCCGCGTCATGTCGGTCGCTCGGAGTCCCGATCTCGTCGACGAGTACGCGCGCACCGCGTTCGACCGCGGCCTCAAGGTGGTCGTGTGCACGACCGGCATCTCGGGCCATCTCGCATCCGCCGTTGCGGCGCGAACGATCCTCCCGGTGATCGGGGTGCCCGTCACGAGCGATCAGATGGGTGGCGAACAGTCGCTCTATGTCACGGCGCAGATGCCGAGCGGCGTCCCGGTGGCAACCGTCGGGGTCGACGCCGCCGTCAACGCCGCCGTCCTCGCCGCGCAGGTCGTCGGGGTGGGCGATCCGGTTGTGCAGAAGCGCTTGTGGCGGTTCAAAGACGACCTGGCGGAGGGCCTCCGGCTGTGA
- the purB gene encoding adenylosuccinate lyase — MISRYALPRMAAVWSDDARLRHWLEIEILAVEAWARLGVVPEADARQVRERAVFDPARVEELERDTRHDVAAFVQDVAESVGPAGRWVHFGLTSSDVLDTALALQLREAADLLLDDVERLLAVAKALALEHRDTVMAGRTHGVVAEPTSFGHKVALWAFQLDRDRERLRRARETVSVGAISGAVGTYAQVDPRIEEELCARLGLRSVEASNQIVARDRHAEYLSAMAIAATTLDAVATEIRHLARTEVREVQEPFAEGQRGSSAMPHKRNPVRCERITGLARVVRGNAHVGLENAVLWHERDISHSSAERVILPDSTMALDFMLAETVEILEGLVVFPQRMRENLDVGGGLAYSQNVLLALVDSGMSRNEAYTIVQRAAASAWDDGAPFRETIASDTEVRERIRGSLDELFDPLRALRYLDVVFDRLEKVEVNA; from the coding sequence GTGATCTCGCGGTACGCCCTTCCCCGGATGGCGGCCGTTTGGTCGGACGACGCCCGCCTGCGCCACTGGCTGGAGATCGAGATCTTGGCGGTCGAGGCGTGGGCTCGGCTCGGCGTCGTGCCCGAGGCCGACGCGCGTCAGGTACGTGAGCGCGCCGTGTTCGATCCGGCCCGCGTCGAGGAGCTCGAACGCGACACCAGGCACGACGTGGCCGCGTTCGTCCAGGACGTGGCCGAGTCGGTCGGTCCGGCCGGTCGATGGGTGCATTTCGGCCTGACGTCGTCCGACGTGCTCGACACGGCGCTGGCCCTGCAACTTCGAGAAGCCGCCGACCTGTTGCTCGATGACGTCGAGCGGCTGCTCGCCGTGGCGAAGGCCTTGGCCCTCGAGCATCGCGACACCGTGATGGCTGGTCGTACGCACGGTGTCGTGGCCGAACCGACGAGCTTCGGTCACAAGGTTGCGCTGTGGGCGTTCCAGCTCGATCGCGACCGCGAGCGACTCCGTCGTGCCCGCGAGACGGTGAGCGTCGGCGCCATCAGCGGCGCCGTGGGGACGTACGCGCAGGTCGATCCGCGGATCGAAGAAGAGCTGTGCGCGCGCCTCGGCCTCCGCTCGGTCGAGGCGTCGAACCAGATCGTCGCGCGCGACCGTCACGCCGAGTACCTCAGCGCGATGGCGATCGCGGCCACGACGCTGGACGCGGTCGCCACCGAGATCCGTCATCTCGCCCGCACGGAGGTGCGTGAGGTGCAGGAGCCGTTCGCCGAAGGGCAGAGGGGCTCGAGCGCCATGCCGCACAAGCGGAACCCCGTGCGATGCGAGCGGATCACGGGCCTCGCGCGGGTAGTGCGGGGCAACGCGCACGTCGGACTGGAGAACGCCGTGCTGTGGCACGAGCGCGACATCTCCCACTCATCGGCCGAACGGGTCATCCTGCCGGACTCGACGATGGCGCTGGACTTCATGCTGGCCGAGACGGTAGAGATCCTCGAGGGTCTCGTTGTCTTCCCACAACGGATGCGGGAGAACCTCGACGTCGGCGGTGGGCTGGCGTACTCGCAGAACGTGCTTCTGGCGCTCGTCGACTCGGGGATGAGTCGGAACGAGGCGTACACCATCGTGCAGCGCGCCGCGGCGTCCGCGTGGGACGATGGGGCTCCCTTCCGCGAGACGATCGCGTCCGACACCGAGGTGCGTGAGCGCATCCGCGGCTCGCTCGATGAGCTGTTCGACCCGCTGCGCGCGCTTCGCTACCTCGACGTCGTGTTCGACCGCCTCGAGAAGGTCGAGGTGAACGCGTGA
- a CDS encoding phosphoribosylaminoimidazolesuccinocarboxamide synthase, with protein sequence MSEAAVNLHSRGKVRDVYEAGDERLLLVATDRISAFDVVLPSPIPDKGRVLTGLTLFWLERTRDLIANHLLSADRRDFPEPFRSEPALAGRAMLARRAKVVPVECVARGFLTGSGLKQYRAEGHVCGVPLPPGLDEAHKLPEPIFTPTTKASEGHDLPLTFEQTVDVVGKGLAEKLREITIALYERGAEVAAERGILVADTKFEFGFVDGELILIDEVLTPDSSRFWPADGYTPGRVQPSFDKQFVRDWLDASGWDHEPPAPDLPSEVIERTASKYREAYERVAGDRWDHYRHRMGVMTDNDWERASVDLARLEGT encoded by the coding sequence GTGAGCGAGGCGGCTGTGAACCTTCACTCGCGGGGAAAGGTGCGCGACGTGTATGAGGCAGGCGACGAACGCCTCCTCCTCGTGGCGACGGATCGGATCAGCGCATTCGACGTCGTGCTTCCGAGCCCGATCCCCGACAAGGGTCGCGTGCTCACCGGCCTCACGCTGTTCTGGCTCGAGCGAACGCGCGACCTGATCGCCAACCATCTTCTGAGCGCCGACCGACGCGACTTCCCCGAGCCGTTCCGGAGCGAGCCCGCTCTGGCGGGGCGGGCGATGCTCGCGCGGAGGGCGAAGGTCGTGCCGGTCGAATGCGTCGCTCGCGGATTCCTCACCGGCTCGGGCCTCAAGCAGTACCGAGCCGAGGGGCATGTGTGCGGCGTTCCGCTGCCACCCGGTCTGGATGAAGCTCACAAGCTCCCCGAGCCGATCTTCACCCCAACGACGAAGGCCTCGGAGGGGCACGACCTTCCACTCACGTTCGAGCAAACCGTCGACGTCGTGGGAAAGGGTCTCGCCGAGAAGCTCCGCGAGATCACGATCGCGCTGTATGAGCGCGGCGCCGAGGTCGCCGCCGAACGCGGCATCCTCGTCGCCGACACCAAGTTCGAGTTCGGTTTCGTCGATGGCGAGCTCATCCTGATCGACGAGGTGCTCACGCCGGACTCGTCGCGGTTCTGGCCTGCCGATGGGTACACGCCCGGCCGCGTGCAGCCCTCGTTCGACAAGCAGTTCGTGCGCGACTGGCTGGACGCGAGCGGATGGGACCACGAGCCGCCGGCTCCCGACCTGCCGTCCGAGGTGATCGAACGCACCGCGTCGAAGTACCGCGAGGCCTACGAGCGCGTCGCCGGCGATCGATGGGATCACTACCGTCACCGGATGGGCGTGATGACGGACAACGACTGGGAGCGCGCGTCGGTGGACCTCGCGCGTCTCGAAGGCACGTGA
- the purS gene encoding phosphoribosylformylglycinamidine synthase subunit PurS, translating into MRYVAHVEVSLKPGLLDPQGKAIEGSLPALGWSNVSDVRVGKYVRLVVDATDLEAATTQVGDMSRRLLSNPVIEDAVIREVLEDAVGNDRA; encoded by the coding sequence GTGAGGTACGTCGCGCACGTCGAGGTCTCGCTGAAGCCCGGACTCCTCGACCCTCAGGGCAAAGCGATCGAAGGGTCGCTGCCCGCGCTCGGCTGGTCGAACGTGTCCGACGTCCGCGTCGGCAAGTACGTTCGTCTCGTCGTCGATGCAACCGACCTGGAGGCGGCGACGACCCAGGTCGGAGATATGTCGCGACGGCTGCTGTCGAACCCCGTCATCGAGGACGCGGTGATCCGCGAGGTCCTCGAGGACGCGGTGGGGAACGACCGAGCATGA
- the purQ gene encoding phosphoribosylformylglycinamidine synthase subunit PurQ, producing the protein MTARAPRVGVVTFPGSLDDRDAVRAVRAMGGEAVSLWSGERDLGGADAVILPGGFSYGDYLRTGAIARFAPVMDELRAFADAGRPVVGICNGFQILCEAGLLPGALIRNAGRRFVCRWVDVRVETSLSPLTAGLVAGEVLRVPVKHGEGQFVARGDELDRMEGDGLVVFRYCDPDGGLGAEHNPNGSAAAIAGVRNEAGNVVGLMPHPEHAIDPDLGPTGGQPMLAALLQSALDPVASGIR; encoded by the coding sequence ATGACCGCGCGCGCGCCACGGGTCGGCGTGGTCACGTTCCCCGGATCGCTCGACGACCGCGACGCGGTTCGCGCCGTGCGAGCGATGGGCGGGGAAGCCGTTTCGCTCTGGTCCGGCGAACGCGACCTTGGCGGCGCGGACGCGGTGATCCTTCCCGGCGGGTTCTCCTACGGCGACTACCTGCGGACCGGCGCGATCGCGCGGTTCGCGCCGGTGATGGATGAGCTCCGCGCGTTCGCCGATGCCGGGCGGCCGGTCGTCGGCATCTGCAACGGATTTCAGATCCTGTGCGAAGCGGGCCTCCTGCCGGGCGCTCTCATTCGGAATGCCGGCAGGCGGTTCGTCTGCCGCTGGGTGGACGTCCGCGTCGAGACGTCGCTCTCGCCGCTCACCGCCGGGCTCGTCGCCGGCGAGGTGCTCCGCGTTCCCGTGAAGCACGGCGAAGGCCAGTTCGTCGCCCGTGGGGACGAGCTCGATCGCATGGAGGGCGATGGACTCGTGGTGTTCCGCTACTGCGATCCCGACGGCGGCTTAGGGGCGGAGCACAACCCGAACGGCAGCGCCGCCGCCATCGCCGGGGTTCGCAACGAGGCGGGCAACGTCGTCGGCCTGATGCCGCATCCGGAGCACGCGATCGATCCGGATCTCGGGCCGACGGGTGGGCAGCCGATGCTCGCCGCCCTCTTGCAGTCTGCCCTCGACCCGGTCGCCTCAGGGATCAGGTGA
- the purL gene encoding phosphoribosylformylglycinamidine synthase subunit PurL — MNEPLHRRLGLTDDELASISSTLGRDPNPTELAMYAAMWSEHCSYKSSKVHLRNLPTDGPRVLVGPGQDAGAIDVGDGVAVVFKMESHSHPSAVEPYQGAATGVGGIVRDIISMGARPIALLDPLRFGPLTDERNRWLFDGVVAGIGGYGNCIGVPTIGGEVHFGAPHSANPTVNVMCLGIARADRLVTAAKAPPTGSLLVLFGASTGRDGIGGVSVLASRTLEDDAAESRPSVQIGDPFAGKLLIEASMEMVERGLLEGLQDLGGAGLTCAASETATRADLGAELDLGAVPLRQDDLEPFEILTSESQERMLAILVPERLEDVIEVCTRWGLGAAVIGRLVDGGGMLDVRHGGFEVARVPARSLADGAPVYSRPMSVPLERDDLLADDPTFTTMTTPVGDALLRLLSAPNVASKRWVWEQYDSIVQGGTVFGPGADAALVRIEGTLKALALATDGKGRYGALDPYLGAAHAVAESARNVACTGAKPLAITDCLNFGNPERPEVMWQFAESIRGIADACRALETPVTGGNVSLYNESGDSAIWPTAVIGMVGLIQDYRLAVRHAFGDGTLVYVMGETLPELGGSEFAESVLGVVAGRPPALDLERERSLHSLLVESARRDLIRSAHDCGDGGLAIALAESAMAGGTGFAVSIPGDLPSHVALFAESASRAVVTVDPARASELEDLAADLRVPFARIGETGGPRMVFDQVADVTVDEAAAAYEDAIPKLMSGERVLREAG, encoded by the coding sequence GTGAACGAGCCGCTTCATCGACGGCTCGGGCTCACCGACGATGAGCTCGCGTCGATCAGCTCGACGCTCGGTCGCGATCCGAACCCCACCGAGCTCGCGATGTACGCCGCGATGTGGTCCGAGCACTGCTCGTACAAGAGCTCGAAGGTACACCTGCGCAACCTGCCTACGGACGGTCCGCGCGTCCTCGTCGGTCCCGGGCAGGACGCGGGCGCGATCGACGTCGGCGACGGGGTCGCCGTCGTGTTCAAGATGGAGTCGCACTCGCACCCGAGCGCGGTTGAGCCGTACCAGGGCGCGGCTACCGGCGTTGGTGGCATCGTCCGCGACATCATCTCGATGGGGGCGCGCCCGATCGCGTTGCTCGACCCGCTCCGGTTCGGACCGCTGACGGACGAGCGCAATCGGTGGCTCTTCGACGGCGTCGTTGCCGGCATCGGCGGCTACGGCAACTGCATCGGCGTCCCCACCATCGGCGGCGAGGTCCACTTCGGGGCGCCGCACTCGGCGAATCCGACGGTCAACGTGATGTGCCTGGGGATCGCACGAGCCGATCGGTTGGTCACGGCCGCGAAGGCGCCGCCGACGGGGTCGCTGCTGGTCCTGTTCGGCGCGTCGACCGGTCGGGACGGTATCGGCGGCGTGTCGGTGCTCGCCTCGCGAACGCTCGAGGACGATGCAGCCGAGAGCCGACCCAGCGTGCAGATCGGCGACCCGTTCGCCGGCAAGCTCCTGATCGAGGCGTCGATGGAGATGGTCGAGCGCGGCCTGCTCGAAGGTCTCCAGGATCTCGGCGGCGCCGGACTGACGTGCGCGGCGAGCGAGACGGCAACGCGAGCGGATCTCGGGGCGGAACTCGACCTCGGCGCCGTTCCGCTCCGCCAGGACGATCTCGAGCCGTTCGAGATCCTGACGAGCGAGTCGCAGGAGCGGATGTTGGCGATTCTCGTCCCGGAACGCCTGGAGGACGTGATCGAGGTGTGCACGCGATGGGGCCTTGGCGCCGCAGTCATCGGCCGGCTGGTCGACGGGGGCGGAATGCTGGATGTCCGGCACGGCGGCTTCGAGGTCGCTCGGGTGCCCGCGCGTTCGCTCGCCGACGGCGCGCCGGTCTACTCGCGGCCGATGTCGGTGCCGCTCGAACGCGACGACCTCCTCGCCGATGATCCGACCTTTACCACGATGACCACCCCGGTTGGCGACGCGCTGCTCCGGTTGCTCTCCGCCCCGAACGTCGCGAGCAAGCGCTGGGTCTGGGAGCAGTACGACTCCATCGTGCAGGGTGGGACGGTCTTCGGCCCGGGCGCCGACGCCGCGCTCGTCCGTATCGAGGGAACGCTGAAGGCGCTCGCGCTCGCCACGGACGGAAAGGGTCGATACGGCGCGCTCGACCCGTACCTCGGCGCGGCACATGCGGTCGCGGAATCGGCACGAAACGTCGCGTGCACGGGCGCAAAACCGCTGGCCATCACGGACTGTCTGAACTTCGGCAACCCGGAGCGTCCCGAGGTGATGTGGCAGTTCGCCGAATCGATCCGGGGGATCGCCGACGCGTGTCGTGCGCTCGAGACGCCCGTTACGGGCGGGAACGTGAGCTTGTACAACGAGTCGGGGGACTCGGCGATCTGGCCGACCGCCGTGATCGGCATGGTCGGGCTCATACAGGACTACCGGCTCGCCGTGCGCCATGCGTTCGGTGACGGAACGCTGGTGTACGTCATGGGAGAGACCCTCCCGGAGCTCGGCGGCTCCGAGTTCGCGGAGTCCGTTCTCGGTGTCGTCGCCGGTCGGCCGCCTGCCCTCGATCTGGAACGCGAACGTTCTCTCCATTCTCTCCTTGTGGAGTCGGCGCGGAGGGACCTGATCCGCTCGGCGCACGACTGCGGCGACGGTGGCCTGGCGATCGCGCTCGCCGAGTCCGCGATGGCCGGCGGTACCGGATTCGCCGTGTCGATCCCCGGCGACCTGCCGTCGCACGTGGCGCTCTTCGCCGAATCGGCCTCTCGCGCCGTCGTCACCGTCGATCCCGCTCGGGCGTCCGAGCTCGAGGATCTGGCCGCAGATCTCCGGGTGCCGTTCGCGCGGATCGGCGAAACGGGCGGGCCGCGGATGGTGTTCGACCAGGTCGCCGACGTCACCGTCGACGAGGCCGCGGCGGCATACGAGGACGCGATCCCCAAACTCATGTCGGGCGAGCGCGTCCTGCGAGAGGCGGGATGA
- a CDS encoding sulfite oxidase: protein MTSVADDAGITRQELQLAARNHGMPLEALRYDVTPPGLHYLLIHYDIPQIDADAWRLRVGGLLARPLELSLSDLRQRTTVTRAVTLECAGNGRALLDPRPLSQPWLLEAVGNAEWTGVPLRDVLEEAGVEPGAAELVFTGLDRGVEGEIEQAYERSLSIDESMREDVLLAFAMNGQELPPQHGAPLRLIVPGWYGMTSVKWLSRITAVGEKFGGYQMATSYRFRSDPDEVGEAVTRIRPRSLMIPPGIPEFLTRSRVLDAGTHEVRGRAWSGLGAIERVEFSDDDGGTWVDTRLDAPHRDSTAWRGWSIEWGASPGARVLCCRATDSTGVAQPLEPGWNVGGYANNSVQRVTVTVRG from the coding sequence ATGACGTCCGTGGCAGACGACGCGGGCATCACGCGGCAGGAGCTTCAGCTCGCGGCCCGCAATCACGGGATGCCACTCGAGGCGCTGCGGTATGACGTGACGCCGCCCGGCCTGCATTACCTGCTGATCCACTACGACATCCCGCAGATCGACGCCGACGCGTGGCGACTGCGCGTCGGCGGTCTCCTCGCTCGCCCGCTCGAGCTCTCTCTCTCGGATCTTCGTCAACGCACAACGGTCACTCGCGCCGTCACGCTCGAGTGCGCCGGGAACGGAAGGGCGTTGCTCGATCCGCGCCCGCTCAGCCAGCCGTGGCTCCTGGAAGCCGTCGGCAACGCGGAATGGACGGGCGTGCCGCTTCGCGACGTGCTCGAGGAAGCGGGCGTCGAGCCCGGCGCTGCCGAGCTCGTCTTCACCGGGCTCGATCGCGGCGTCGAGGGCGAGATCGAGCAGGCCTACGAACGCAGCCTGTCGATCGACGAGTCGATGCGCGAGGACGTCCTGTTGGCGTTCGCCATGAACGGACAGGAGCTTCCCCCGCAGCACGGTGCCCCGCTGCGCCTGATCGTCCCCGGGTGGTACGGCATGACCAGCGTGAAGTGGCTCTCACGCATCACGGCGGTGGGGGAGAAGTTCGGCGGTTATCAGATGGCGACGAGCTACCGGTTCCGTTCGGATCCCGACGAGGTGGGCGAGGCGGTCACCCGGATCCGCCCGCGGAGCCTGATGATCCCGCCCGGCATCCCGGAGTTCCTCACTCGGAGCCGGGTCCTCGACGCAGGAACGCACGAGGTTCGAGGTCGGGCGTGGTCGGGGCTCGGCGCGATCGAACGCGTGGAGTTCTCCGACGACGACGGCGGGACGTGGGTCGACACTCGCTTGGATGCGCCGCACCGCGACTCCACCGCGTGGCGCGGGTGGTCGATCGAGTGGGGCGCGTCACCGGGTGCGCGCGTCCTGTGCTGTCGAGCGACGGATTCCACAGGCGTGGCGCAGCCACTCGAGCCGGGATGGAACGTCGGCGGCTACGCCAACAACTCCGTCCAGCGCGTAACCGTCACGGTTCGCGGCTGA
- the purF gene encoding amidophosphoribosyltransferase has translation MGAESPKDECGLFGVWAPGEDVARLIYFGLFAQQHRGQESAGMAVSDGEHLLVYKELGLVSQVFNEATLTTLQGDLGIGHNRYSTTGSTTWENAQPAFKTDGIRSLALGHNGNLVNTLELAERAARAGGATTDSDLVATLLARFGDGGLEAAALDVLPTLEGAFSFVMMNERSVFAVRDPLGLRPLSIGRLTNGYVVASETCALDIVGAVFVRDVEPGEVVRIDDRGLQSTRFAESPRQALCIFEYVYLARADSRLRGRTVYEVRRDLGRRLAIEAPADGDLVIPVPDTGHSAAQGFAEVSGIPYGEGLMKNRYVGRTFIQPSQTLRERGVKLKLNPIPDAIAGKRLVVIDDSIVRGTTTRQLVQALREAGAAEVHTRITCPPIRWPCFYGIDMSSHSELIASDLAVEEIRRYVGADSLGYLSLEGMVAATGQGGGEFCRACFDGEYPIPIPEYAGKFLLENPAKS, from the coding sequence GTGGGGGCGGAGAGTCCGAAAGACGAATGCGGCCTCTTCGGCGTCTGGGCGCCGGGCGAAGACGTCGCCCGTCTCATCTATTTCGGCCTCTTCGCGCAGCAGCACCGCGGCCAGGAATCCGCCGGCATGGCGGTATCCGATGGCGAGCATCTCCTCGTCTACAAGGAGCTCGGCCTCGTCTCCCAGGTCTTCAACGAGGCGACGCTGACGACGCTGCAGGGAGATCTGGGCATCGGCCACAACCGATACTCGACGACGGGCTCGACGACGTGGGAGAACGCGCAGCCCGCCTTCAAGACCGACGGCATCCGGTCGCTCGCGCTCGGCCACAACGGCAACCTCGTCAACACGCTCGAGCTCGCCGAGCGCGCGGCGCGGGCGGGCGGGGCGACCACGGACTCGGACCTGGTCGCCACGCTGCTGGCGCGGTTCGGGGACGGTGGCCTCGAGGCCGCAGCGCTCGACGTGTTACCAACGTTGGAGGGCGCGTTCTCGTTCGTGATGATGAACGAGCGGAGCGTGTTCGCCGTGCGCGATCCTCTTGGGCTGCGCCCTCTGTCGATCGGCCGTTTGACGAACGGCTATGTCGTTGCGTCCGAGACGTGTGCGCTCGACATCGTGGGCGCGGTGTTCGTTCGCGACGTGGAGCCCGGCGAGGTCGTTCGAATCGACGATCGCGGGTTGCAGTCGACGCGCTTCGCCGAGAGCCCGCGGCAAGCGCTGTGCATCTTCGAGTACGTCTACCTGGCGCGCGCCGATTCCCGCCTTCGCGGTCGCACGGTCTACGAGGTTCGCCGCGACCTCGGGCGCCGGCTGGCGATCGAGGCGCCCGCCGACGGCGACCTGGTGATCCCCGTTCCGGATACCGGACACTCCGCGGCGCAGGGGTTCGCCGAGGTCTCCGGTATCCCGTACGGCGAAGGCCTGATGAAGAATCGATACGTCGGACGGACGTTCATCCAGCCGTCGCAGACACTTCGCGAACGGGGGGTGAAGCTCAAGCTCAACCCCATCCCGGACGCGATCGCCGGCAAGCGGTTGGTCGTGATTGACGACTCGATCGTCCGGGGAACGACGACGCGTCAGCTCGTTCAGGCGCTGCGCGAGGCGGGCGCGGCCGAGGTTCACACCCGTATCACGTGCCCGCCGATCCGGTGGCCGTGCTTCTACGGGATCGACATGTCGAGCCACTCCGAGCTCATCGCCTCGGATCTGGCGGTCGAGGAGATCCGCCGGTACGTCGGCGCGGACTCGCTCGGGTACCTCTCCCTCGAAGGAATGGTTGCCGCCACTGGACAGGGCGGCGGCGAGTTCTGTCGCGCGTGCTTCGACGGGGAGTATCCGATCCCCATCCCGGAGTACGCCGGCAAGTTCCTCCTCGAGAATCCCGCGAAGTCGTGA